One genomic segment of Vagococcus intermedius includes these proteins:
- a CDS encoding DUF4828 domain-containing protein produces the protein MSRTRLRFLVGCSLALGLVSKRLLKKITTKEKKITPNKQNLKKLYLGKWQFSDPNNELEYIIEITDNLNLKVNNTPFQVTIIALSQDKLILQDLYGYHLTFYYHLDGVTHFYDEANDQIYNLLPYKKTPKD, from the coding sequence ATGTCTCGAACGCGACTACGTTTTTTAGTTGGCTGTTCGCTAGCCTTAGGTCTAGTTAGCAAGCGCCTATTAAAAAAAATAACGACTAAAGAAAAAAAAATCACTCCTAACAAACAAAACTTAAAGAAACTTTACTTAGGAAAATGGCAATTTTCCGATCCTAACAATGAGCTAGAATACATTATTGAAATAACAGACAACTTAAATCTAAAGGTCAACAATACACCCTTTCAAGTCACAATAATAGCTCTTTCCCAAGACAAACTAATCTTACAGGATCTGTATGGCTATCACTTAACTTTTTACTATCACTTAGATGGTGTTACTCATTTTTATGATGAAGCCAATGACCAAATTTACAATCTTTTACCCTATAAAAAAACACCTAAGGACTAA